The following proteins are co-located in the Deinococcus metallilatus genome:
- a CDS encoding aspartate aminotransferase family protein → MSNVFYRSRKPYPTAVRGEGVYLYDAQGRRYLDGSSGALVANIGHGRGEVADALARQARELPFVHGSQFTSPVLEEYAARLMDFLGLPGFRFWAVSGGSEANESAIKLARQYHVERGEPGRYKVITRVPSYHGASLGALAASGMGARRAIYSPLLNEAAWPKMPKPDPTLSGEADAERLRAMLEEAGPASVAAFIAEPVVGASDAALTPNAGYHARIAEICREYGVLFVADEVMSGMGRCGSPLAVRLHDDVTPDIVVLGKGLAAGYAPLAGLAASPEVYGTVMNGSGAFKHGFTYAGHPVSVAAGLAVLDIVEREGLTERARVQGERLLAGLRELKARHPIVLEARGLGLLLGLVLGDPATGQAFETPGIAERVAKAALSRGLITYPGTGAVDGTRGDHLLLGPPLSISGAEVDEILGALDGALGEAEG, encoded by the coding sequence ATGTCCAACGTCTTCTACCGTTCCCGCAAGCCCTACCCCACCGCCGTGCGCGGCGAGGGCGTCTACCTCTACGACGCCCAGGGGCGGCGATATCTGGACGGCTCCTCTGGCGCGCTGGTGGCGAACATCGGGCACGGGCGGGGGGAGGTGGCGGACGCTCTGGCCCGGCAGGCGCGGGAACTGCCCTTCGTGCACGGCTCGCAGTTCACTTCGCCCGTGCTGGAGGAGTACGCCGCGCGGCTGATGGACTTTCTGGGGCTGCCCGGCTTCCGCTTCTGGGCCGTCTCGGGCGGTTCGGAGGCGAACGAGAGCGCGATCAAGCTGGCGCGGCAGTACCACGTGGAACGGGGCGAGCCGGGGCGCTACAAGGTGATCACGCGGGTGCCGAGCTATCACGGGGCCTCTCTGGGGGCGCTGGCCGCCTCCGGGATGGGGGCGCGGCGGGCGATCTATTCGCCCCTGCTGAACGAGGCCGCCTGGCCGAAGATGCCCAAGCCGGACCCCACGCTTTCCGGCGAGGCCGACGCCGAACGCCTGCGGGCCATGCTGGAGGAAGCGGGGCCTGCGAGCGTGGCCGCCTTTATCGCCGAGCCGGTGGTCGGCGCGTCGGATGCGGCGCTGACCCCAAATGCGGGCTACCACGCCCGGATTGCAGAGATTTGCCGTGAGTACGGCGTCCTCTTCGTGGCGGACGAGGTGATGAGCGGCATGGGGCGGTGCGGGTCGCCGCTGGCCGTCCGGTTACACGACGACGTGACGCCTGACATCGTGGTGCTGGGCAAGGGGCTGGCCGCAGGGTACGCGCCGCTGGCAGGCCTGGCGGCGAGTCCGGAGGTATACGGCACCGTGATGAACGGCTCCGGGGCCTTCAAGCACGGCTTCACCTACGCGGGCCACCCGGTCAGCGTGGCGGCGGGCCTTGCCGTGCTGGATATCGTGGAGCGCGAAGGGCTGACGGAGCGGGCGCGGGTGCAGGGGGAGCGGCTGCTGGCCGGACTACGGGAACTGAAGGCACGTCACCCCATTGTTCTGGAAGCGCGGGGGCTAGGGCTCCTGCTGGGCCTGGTGCTGGGTGACCCGGCCACCGGGCAGGCGTTCGAGACGCCGGGCATCGCGGAGCGGGTGGCAAAAGCCGCCTTGAGCCGTGGCCTGATCACCTACCCCGGCACGGGCGCGGTGGACGGCACGCGCGGCGACCACCTGCTGCTCGGCCCGCCCCTCAGCATCAGCGGCGCGGAGGTGGACGAGATACTGGGGGCACTGGATGGGGCTTTGGGAGAGGCAGAGGGCTGA